The Opitutales bacterium ASA1 genome window below encodes:
- a CDS encoding SDR family oxidoreductase, translating to MDLEPRPRYQAEHYKAADKLAGKVALVTGGDSGIGRAVAVLFAREGADVAVTYLPEEEEDARHTREAVEREGRRCLALAGNLVDADFCRDAVRRTVSQLGRLDVLVSNAAHQNRKASLREVSDEEFDETFKTNMYAYFRLAREAIEHLPRGGAIIATSSETGIMGNPSLPDYSATKGAINAFTKALALQLIERGIRVNAVAPGPVWTPLNPSDAGMDAKKVSEFGSGNPMGRPAQPEELAPAYVFLASEADSSFITGIVLQVMGGETTGG from the coding sequence GTGGACCTCGAGCCGCGCCCGCGGTATCAGGCGGAGCACTACAAGGCGGCCGACAAGCTGGCGGGAAAAGTCGCGCTGGTCACCGGAGGTGATTCGGGCATCGGTCGTGCCGTCGCCGTGTTGTTCGCACGCGAAGGTGCGGACGTCGCCGTCACGTATCTACCCGAGGAAGAGGAAGACGCTCGGCACACCCGTGAGGCGGTCGAACGCGAAGGTCGCAGGTGCTTGGCGTTGGCGGGAAATCTGGTCGATGCCGACTTCTGTCGCGATGCCGTGCGGCGGACCGTTTCCCAGTTGGGCCGGCTCGACGTGCTCGTCTCCAATGCGGCGCACCAAAATCGCAAGGCGAGTCTGCGGGAGGTCTCGGACGAGGAGTTCGACGAAACGTTCAAGACCAACATGTACGCGTACTTCCGGCTGGCGCGCGAGGCGATCGAGCACTTGCCGCGTGGGGGCGCGATCATCGCCACGAGTTCGGAGACGGGCATCATGGGTAATCCTTCGCTACCGGACTACTCGGCTACGAAGGGCGCGATCAACGCCTTCACGAAAGCACTCGCCCTGCAGTTGATCGAGCGGGGCATCCGCGTGAACGCCGTCGCACCGGGTCCGGTGTGGACGCCGTTGAATCCATCCGACGCCGGAATGGATGCGAAGAAGGTGAGCGAGTTCGGTTCGGGAAACCCGATGGGTCGGCCCGCTCAGCCGGAGGAACTCGCGCCCGCCTACGTCTTCCTCGCTTCCGAGGCGGACTCCTCGTTCATCACCGGCATCGTACTTCAGGTGATGGGCGGAGAGACCACGGGAGGCTGA
- a CDS encoding pyridoxamine 5'-phosphate oxidase family protein, with the protein MTNSQSTREDAAARFFGKVREIEIGVLTTVGLDGTLHGRPMVTRFEGTTKDLLFYVSDPSLKTAEVEADRQVSVSYVDIADQWYGVARGRAKVEHDESLLRRLWTPSISAWFPKGPDDPDLALLRVKITGAEYWDAPSATMIEILAAVQAGRDDLPPMQTGEHRKL; encoded by the coding sequence ATGACGAATTCCCAGAGCACACGAGAGGACGCCGCAGCGCGCTTCTTCGGCAAGGTACGCGAGATCGAGATCGGCGTGCTCACGACCGTCGGACTCGACGGGACGTTGCACGGCCGACCGATGGTCACTCGATTCGAGGGCACCACGAAGGATCTGCTCTTTTACGTGTCCGATCCTTCCCTGAAGACCGCAGAAGTGGAGGCGGACAGGCAAGTGTCCGTGAGCTACGTCGACATCGCCGATCAATGGTACGGCGTGGCGAGAGGGCGGGCGAAGGTCGAGCACGACGAGAGCTTGTTGCGTCGCCTGTGGACGCCTTCGATTTCGGCTTGGTTTCCCAAAGGGCCGGACGATCCCGACCTCGCGCTACTGAGGGTGAAGATCACCGGAGCGGAGTATTGGGATGCACCATCCGCGACCATGATCGAAATACTCGCAGCCGTACAGGCCGGTCGCGACGACCTGCCGCCGATGCAAACCGGCGAGCACCGCAAGCTGTGA